The Motacilla alba alba isolate MOTALB_02 chromosome 27, Motacilla_alba_V1.0_pri, whole genome shotgun sequence genome includes a window with the following:
- the LOC119712343 gene encoding cytochrome b561 isoform X2, protein MDGAPPPPSPSGLSAYVAVSQLLGLTLLGTTGAWLGRYRGGVGWHSPLQFNAHPLCMVLAMVFLQGDALLVYRVFRHEAKRSTKALHALLHGLALVIALVGIIAVFESHRTKGIPDMYSLHSWCGMATFVLYLLQWFLGCGFFLFPGASFSLRGWYKPQHIFFGITLFILSITSCLLGITEMLLFNISDSYSHFVPEGILANTLGVLLVAFGLVVGYVLTREEWKRPPLAEELALSMDFKTLTEGESPGGGSQ, encoded by the exons atggacggggcgccgccgccccccagccccagcggGCTCTCGGCGTACGTGGCCGTGTCGCAGCTGCTGGGCCTGACGCTCCTGGGCACCACAGGGGCCTGGCTGGGCCGCTACCGGGGCGGCgtgggctggcacagccccctgCAGTTCAACGCCCACCCCCTGTGCATGGTGCTGGCCATGGTGTTCCTCCAGGGTGACG ctctcctggtgTACCGGGTGTTCAGGCACGAAGCCAAGCGCTCCACCAAGGCGCTGCACGCGCTGCTGCACGGCCTGGCCCTGGTCATCGCCCTCGTGg GCATCATTGCTGTCTTCGAGTCACACCGGACCAAGGGCATCCCTGACATGTACAGCCTGCACTCCTGGTGTGGGATGGCCACCTTCGTGCTCTACCTCCTGCAG tggTTCCTGGGCTGTGGTTTCTTTCTGTTCCCCGGTGCCTCCTTCTCACTGAGAGGGTGGTACAAGCCCCAGCACATCTTCTTTGGCATCACCCTCTTCATCCTCTCCATCACCTCCTGCTTGCTGGGCATTACTGAGATGCTCCTCTTCAACATCAG TGATTCCTACAGCCACTTTGTGCCTGAGGGCATCCTGGCCAAcaccctgggggtgctgctggtggccttTGGGCTGGTGGTAGGCTACGTGCTGACACGGGAGGAGTGGAAGCGCCCACCActggcagaggagctggccCTGTCCATGGACTTCAAGACCCTGACAGAAGGAGAGAGCCCTGGTGGTGGCAGCCAGTGa
- the LOC119712343 gene encoding cytochrome b561 isoform X1, whose amino-acid sequence MDGAPPPPSPSGLSAYVAVSQLLGLTLLGTTGAWLGRYRGGVGWHSPLQFNAHPLCMVLAMVFLQGDALLVYRVFRHEAKRSTKALHALLHGLALVIALVGIIAVFESHRTKGIPDMYSLHSWCGMATFVLYLLQWFLGCGFFLFPGASFSLRGWYKPQHIFFGITLFILSITSCLLGITEMLLFNISSDSYSHFVPEGILANTLGVLLVAFGLVVGYVLTREEWKRPPLAEELALSMDFKTLTEGESPGGGSQ is encoded by the exons atggacggggcgccgccgccccccagccccagcggGCTCTCGGCGTACGTGGCCGTGTCGCAGCTGCTGGGCCTGACGCTCCTGGGCACCACAGGGGCCTGGCTGGGCCGCTACCGGGGCGGCgtgggctggcacagccccctgCAGTTCAACGCCCACCCCCTGTGCATGGTGCTGGCCATGGTGTTCCTCCAGGGTGACG ctctcctggtgTACCGGGTGTTCAGGCACGAAGCCAAGCGCTCCACCAAGGCGCTGCACGCGCTGCTGCACGGCCTGGCCCTGGTCATCGCCCTCGTGg GCATCATTGCTGTCTTCGAGTCACACCGGACCAAGGGCATCCCTGACATGTACAGCCTGCACTCCTGGTGTGGGATGGCCACCTTCGTGCTCTACCTCCTGCAG tggTTCCTGGGCTGTGGTTTCTTTCTGTTCCCCGGTGCCTCCTTCTCACTGAGAGGGTGGTACAAGCCCCAGCACATCTTCTTTGGCATCACCCTCTTCATCCTCTCCATCACCTCCTGCTTGCTGGGCATTACTGAGATGCTCCTCTTCAACATCAG CAGTGATTCCTACAGCCACTTTGTGCCTGAGGGCATCCTGGCCAAcaccctgggggtgctgctggtggccttTGGGCTGGTGGTAGGCTACGTGCTGACACGGGAGGAGTGGAAGCGCCCACCActggcagaggagctggccCTGTCCATGGACTTCAAGACCCTGACAGAAGGAGAGAGCCCTGGTGGTGGCAGCCAGTGa